The region TAGTAATGTGTTCATGGAACCACCGAGGCCCATGAAGCCTCACCTTTCGGTACGACCCTGGCGCTCCTAATCACGTAGGTCCAGGAGTAGGGTGAGTCCTGGGTTACATAGCCATCCTCAATGACAATCCTACCCCTAAACAATGGGGCATCGACCACGTAGGTCTCACCCTCACCACCCTCCAGGGCAGGGTTAAAACCATACCTATGAGCCCTCCTAATCAACTCCCTAATGTCATCCAGGTTCAACTCCCTACCAAGCATGCTCCTTGGTATACCCATGACATTTATCGAGGTCAGTATGAACCTAAAACCCTGCATGTAAAGATCCACTAGGTACTTATCCTGATCCTTACGCCACAGGGGTGAGTATATCCTAAGGCCCACATCCCTCGCCACCAGACTCATGTTAATCCTCTGGTAATCCGATAACAGGGCGCCCGTCACCACACCATCAATGCCAAACAACTCCCTAGCCCTCATTAGGGCCGTCCTCATGTCATTGAGCTCCAAATCCCTAACACCACTCGTCTCCTGGTACAGAATGGGTATCCCCAGGGCCTCCGACTGTAGCTTGGTGAATTGAACATTTGGGTAGTGAAACATCCATGAGTCTGACCGTGCAGGCTTAAGCGTTATTAGGCACATAACCTCGAAACCCTTGAGCAACGCCCAGTGCACCGCGTACGTGGAGTCCTTACCCCCCGAGAATAAAGCGCAAACCCTCACCGCTGTGGGGTAATGTGTTACCTTATAAACCAAAGACCACCATTCACAACTTAGCAAAGTATAGGAAGCAAAACTTATTACCCCATGAATACAAATAAATATTTAATGTCAGAGGTGTGGATGAAGATTAGGAGGCCCGAAATCCTCATAATAATTACATTATTCAGGGCTGGGGGTAAGGGTGTGAGGGAAATGCACATAGTGGATTTACTAATGAGTTGCGGCATCAGCAAGTCCACACTGAAGCAATCCCTAGGCACACTAAAGGAGCTTGGGCTGGTGGAGGAGGGTATGATTAAGGATAGAAAGCCAAGGACCGTGGTGAGGCTCACGGAGAAGGGTAGGAGGGTTGCTGAGAAATTCGTGGATATTGAGGAGTTGCTTAAATGAACCGACACAGTAAAGACTTTTAAACCCAGACTATGAGGTTCCCCGAGATGTCATCAGGAGAGGGAGAGGAGTGGGAATTCCCAGAGGATTGGGAGTACAGCGGTGGCGTGCCAGAGAGACTGCTGAAGATTAGGATTAAGTGCCCATACTGCGGACATGTCTTCGAGACCGAGATGGGGGAGTCCTGGTACAACATGGGCATATCAGTAACATGCCCCAAGTGCGGTAAGTCCTTCTCAGTGAGTATGTACGGTGAGGTGCTGGGCGAGGTTAAGAGGACAGGTAAGAAGTAATGAGTGACTGCCTCGAGGAACTATTAAACTCACTAATGACATACATATCAATAGCACAAATAGAACACTACCTACTACTCCTACTCATCCACAAGG is a window of Vulcanisaeta thermophila DNA encoding:
- a CDS encoding diphthine--ammonia ligase — its product is MRVCALFSGGKDSTYAVHWALLKGFEVMCLITLKPARSDSWMFHYPNVQFTKLQSEALGIPILYQETSGVRDLELNDMRTALMRARELFGIDGVVTGALLSDYQRINMSLVARDVGLRIYSPLWRKDQDKYLVDLYMQGFRFILTSINVMGIPRSMLGRELNLDDIRELIRRAHRYGFNPALEGGEGETYVVDAPLFRGRIVIEDGYVTQDSPYSWTYVIRSARVVPKGEASWASVVP
- a CDS encoding transcriptional regulator, which codes for MSEVWMKIRRPEILIIITLFRAGGKGVREMHIVDLLMSCGISKSTLKQSLGTLKELGLVEEGMIKDRKPRTVVRLTEKGRRVAEKFVDIEELLK